A window of Sinimarinibacterium sp. NLF-5-8 genomic DNA:
CATCGCCGTGGCGTAATACGGCGCGCGCCTGGACAGTGCGCCCATCTGCCGCAAATCGCGCGAATGCAGGCGTTCATACAGCCCGCCACACAAGATGAACAGCGCGCCCGTGCACAAACCATGCGCCAGCATCAGCAGCAGCGTGCCTTGCAGCGCCATGGTCGTACCGGCGTAAATGCCGATGACGACAAAGCCCATGTGCGAGACACTGGTATAGGCCACCAGGCGCTTGATGTCGGTTTGCGCCAAGGCAACTTTAGCGCCGTACAACACACCAATGGCGCCCAGCGCCATCGCCACGGGGGCGAATTGCTGGGAAGCTTCCGGAAACAGCGGCAACACAAAGCGCATCAACCCATATGCGCCAGTCTTGAGCAGCACCCCAGCCAGATCCACCGAACCGGCTGTTGGCGCCTGCGCATGCGCATCCGGCAGCCACGGGTGAAACGGAAAAATCGGCACCTTGACTGCAAAACCCACAAACAGCGCCAGCATCAGCAGCATTTCCTGCACGCTGGACAGCGAGGCTTTGATCAAATCGGCATAGGCAAATGACCACTCACCCGTATTGCCTTTGTGAATCCACACCAGCGCCAGAATCGACACCAGCATGAACAGCCCCGAAGCCTGGGTGAAGATAAAAAACTTGGTCGCCGCGTACACGCGCGAACGGCCACCGCGCGAGGAGTGCCCCCACAGTGCGATGAGAAAATACATCGGCACCAGCATCGCTTCCCAGAACACGAAGAACACGAACATGTCGGCAGCCAGAAAAATGCCGATGACACCCGCAAGATTCCACAGCAGGTTCAGGTGAAAAAAGCCAACGTAGTGCTGAATCTCGCGCCATGAACAGGCCACCGACAACATGCCGAGCACGCCAGTGAGCAGCACCATCATCAAACTCAGGCCATCCAGTGCCAGATGAAAGGTGATGCCCCAGCGCGGCATCCACTCACGCTGCAATTCCAGCGCCCATTGCGGCGCGCCCGCCAGCGGCCCAATCGGCGCAAAGCTGGCATGCAGCCAGATCCACAGCGCCAACGCCACCGTTGCGCCCATCGACAACAAGCCGATCCAGCGCGGCAGCGTTTGCGAGATTTGCTCTGCCCCCCACGCCAGCAGCCCGCCGATAAACGGGATCATCAGCAGCGCAAACAACAGCCAGCCGGACAAACCCGGTTGCGCAATCACATCCATAAGGCAGCCCCCACCAGCATGACGATGCCCAGCACCATCGCTGCGGCATACCAGCGCAAGCGGCCGGTTTGTGTTTTCAGGATCATTTGGTGCGACAGCATCAAGCTGGCCGCTATTGCGTCATACAGCCGATCCACGGCGTCGTTACGATTCCAGTGCGCCAAGGCATACAGCGGCCGTACCAGCGCGCGCTCATACAGCGCATCAAAGCCCCAGCCGCCCGCAATGAATTGCCGCAAAGCCGTCGGTTTGGGCGCGCGCGCTGCGCCGTTGCGATACCACAGCCAGGCCAGCGCAATGCCTGCCAAACCGGCAAATATCGCAATGATTTCAGGAACATGGCTGGCAGGCTGCGCTGGATCAACCGGCAACACCCCGGCCAAAGGCTGGGCGATCAACGCGCCCACCAGCGACAGCACAATCAACACCGTCAACGGCAGCCGCATCCGCAGCGTATCGACATCGTGCGCGCGCGCTTTTTCAGCGCCAAAGAACACAATGAAAATCATGCGGAAGGTATACAGCCCGGTCAAAAACGCGCACAGCGTGCCCATCGTCCACCACAGCGTGTAACCGCCCGACCAGGCCGCGCCCAGAATCGCTTCTTTACTCCAAAAGCCTGCGGTGATGATCGGCAATGCCGCCAGTGCCGAGCCACCGGCAATAAAGCTGGCAAACGCCAGCGGCAGCTTTTTACGCAACCCGCCCATCTTGTAAATGTCCTGCTCGTGGTGGCAGGCCAGAATCACACTGCCAGAGGCTAGGAACAGCAGCGCCTTGAAAAACGCATGCGTCATCAAATGGAAGATCGCTGCCTGCCATGCGCCCACGCCCAGCGCCAAGAACATGTAGCCAATCTGGCTCATGGTGGAATACGCCAGCACCCGCTTGATGTCGTTTTGCACCAGCGCCGCACCGCCCGCCAGCAGCAGTGAAACCGCGCCAACCCAGCCAACCAGTTGCAACACGTCCGGCGCCATCACATACAAGCCATGCAGGCGCGCGATCAAATAAACACCGGCGGTGACCATGGTTGCCGCGTGAATCAAAGCCGAAACCGGCGTGGGGCCGGCCATGGCATCGGGCAGCCACGCTTGCAGCGGCAACTGCGCGGATTTACCCACCGCGCCGCCCAAAATCAGCATCGCCGCCAGTGCCGGTGTGCTGGGATTGTTTGCCCACACCTGCGGCATCAGCGCCGCCATCTCGGCAAAGTTGAGTGTGTGCAGTTCACGAAACAGCAAAAACAGGCCAATGATCATCGCCGTATCACCCACGCGCGTGGTGATGAAGGCTTTGCGCGCGGCTGCGCCGTTGGCAACGTCTTGATTCCAAAAGCCAATCAGCAAATACGAACAAACGCCAACGCCCTCAAAGCCCAAGAACAGCAGCAGCAGGTTATCGGCGAGCACCAAAATCAGCATCATCGCCACGAACAGGTTCATATAGGCAAAAAACTGCCGATAGCCCGGATCGTCGCGCATATAACCGGAGGCGTAGGCGTGAATCAGCGCGCCAACGCCACTGACAATGCAGGTCATCGTCAGCGCCAGGCCATCCCAGTGCAGCGCCATGCGCGGGGCAAAGCCTTCTACGGCAAACCACGTCCACAGCACCTGGGTGAACGCGCGCGGATCGGCCTGCCATTGCCAGCTCACATAGCCCGCGATCAACGCCGAGGCGGCAATCGAACCGATGCCCAAAGCGCTCACCAGCGCGCGCGGGATACCGCGCCACAGCAGCAAAACGGTGGCACTGATCAGCGGCAGCCACACCACCCACGGTAAAAGTCCTGTGTAGCTCATGCTTTCATCCCGCTGACCGCATCCGGGTCGAGTGATTTAAAGCGTTGATGGATTTGCATCAGCAGCGCCAGCCCCACCGCCAC
This region includes:
- the nuoM gene encoding NADH-quinone oxidoreductase subunit M; translation: MDVIAQPGLSGWLLFALLMIPFIGGLLAWGAEQISQTLPRWIGLLSMGATVALALWIWLHASFAPIGPLAGAPQWALELQREWMPRWGITFHLALDGLSLMMVLLTGVLGMLSVACSWREIQHYVGFFHLNLLWNLAGVIGIFLAADMFVFFVFWEAMLVPMYFLIALWGHSSRGGRSRVYAATKFFIFTQASGLFMLVSILALVWIHKGNTGEWSFAYADLIKASLSSVQEMLLMLALFVGFAVKVPIFPFHPWLPDAHAQAPTAGSVDLAGVLLKTGAYGLMRFVLPLFPEASQQFAPVAMALGAIGVLYGAKVALAQTDIKRLVAYTSVSHMGFVVIGIYAGTTMALQGTLLLMLAHGLCTGALFILCGGLYERLHSRDLRQMGALSRRAPYYATAMIFFWLASLGLPGYGNFIGEFLVLTGSFAVAPVITAVAATGLILAAVYSLYVVQKALHGAPADERPIFDLSAREKLMMGLLMVGLLALGLFPQPVFDVALTPMSQIATWYAGAVQ
- the nuoL gene encoding NADH-quinone oxidoreductase subunit L, giving the protein MSYTGLLPWVVWLPLISATVLLLWRGIPRALVSALGIGSIAASALIAGYVSWQWQADPRAFTQVLWTWFAVEGFAPRMALHWDGLALTMTCIVSGVGALIHAYASGYMRDDPGYRQFFAYMNLFVAMMLILVLADNLLLLFLGFEGVGVCSYLLIGFWNQDVANGAAARKAFITTRVGDTAMIIGLFLLFRELHTLNFAEMAALMPQVWANNPSTPALAAMLILGGAVGKSAQLPLQAWLPDAMAGPTPVSALIHAATMVTAGVYLIARLHGLYVMAPDVLQLVGWVGAVSLLLAGGAALVQNDIKRVLAYSTMSQIGYMFLALGVGAWQAAIFHLMTHAFFKALLFLASGSVILACHHEQDIYKMGGLRKKLPLAFASFIAGGSALAALPIITAGFWSKEAILGAAWSGGYTLWWTMGTLCAFLTGLYTFRMIFIVFFGAEKARAHDVDTLRMRLPLTVLIVLSLVGALIAQPLAGVLPVDPAQPASHVPEIIAIFAGLAGIALAWLWYRNGAARAPKPTALRQFIAGGWGFDALYERALVRPLYALAHWNRNDAVDRLYDAIAASLMLSHQMILKTQTGRLRWYAAAMVLGIVMLVGAALWM